The genomic DNA GTGAGCCTAGCACTTGGTGACCAGGCCGTAGTTCTTCTTGCCCTTGCGGATGATGAGCAACTCGCCGCCGATGAACAGCGGGTCGGCGATTTCATCGCCGTCCTCGACCCGTTCGCCGTTGATGTAGATGCCGCCGCCGAGGATGTCCTTCCGGGCCTGGCCCTTGGACTTGACGAGGCCGAGGTCCACGAGCATCTGGGGCAGGTCGGGGACGTCCTCGGATGCGTAGCGCACGGCGGGCGCGGATTCGAAGGCGGCGCGCAGGGTGCCGGGATCGATGGTCTTGATGTCGCCCTTGCCGAACAACGCCTCGGTGGCGGCCAGAACCCGTTCCAACTCGTGCTTGCCGTGGATCATGGTGGTGACCTCTTCGGCCAGGCGTTTCTGGGCGGCGCGCAGGTGCGGGGCCTCCTGGGTCTGCTTGTCAAGCTCGGCGATTTCCTCGGGAGTCAGGAAGGTGAAGAGCTTGAGGAACTTGATGACGTCCGCGTCGTCGGTGTTGATGAAGAACTGGTAGAAGGCGTAGGGCGACGTCAGGTCCGCGTTCAGGTAGACCGCGTTGCCTTCGGACTTGCCGAACTTCTTGCCGGAAGCCGTGGTGATGAGCGGGAAGGTCAGGGCGAAGGCCTCGGCCTGCTCGCCGTCGGCGGCGTAGCGGCGGCGGATGAACTCGCAGCCGGAAGTGATGTTGCCCCACTGGTCGCCGCCGCCGATCTGGAGACGGCAGTTGTAATTCTTGTACAGGTGGTAGTAGTCGTAGGACTGAAGGATCATGTAGGAAAACTCGGTGTAGGAAATGCCGGTCTCCTCGCGGTCGATGCGGCCTTTGACCGACTCCTTCTGGAGCATCCAGTTGATCGTGAAGTGCTTGCCCACGTCACGCAGCAGATCGATGCAGCTCATGTCCTTGGTCCAGTCGTAGTTGTTGACGATATTCGGACGTTCGCCGGTGTTGCGCTCGACGAAGCGGCGCACCTGGTGCTTGATGAGTTCCAGCCGTTCGTCCAGCTTGTCGGCGTCGGACAGCTCGCGTTCCTTGTCCTTGCCGGAGGGATCGCCGATGCGGCCGGTGGCTCCGCCCATGAGGTAGAGGGGATTGTGGCCCGCCTTTTTCATGCGAACCAGGCAGAGCAGAGGGACGAGGTTGCCCACGTGCAGGCTTTCGGCGGTGGGATCGAAGCCGCAATACATGGTGGCACCCGGCTTGGACAGATACTCGCGCACCTTGTCTTCGTCAGAAACCTGATTGATCAGCCCCCGCCATTTCAACTCGTCGTAGATGTTCACTTTCTTCCTCATTTATATAGGGTTGACAATGTGATTCGGTTATCCGTTCCGTTGGAACGCGATCATGGATACCGCCTTGCCGGTGGTATCATCTATGTCAAAAATCGCGCCTTGTAAAACCCCGGGACCTGTTGCCGCCTCAAGTTGCCTGGGCAGGCCGGTGAGATAGCGGTCGAGGATGATTTCGGGCTTCATGCCGAGGCAGGAGTTGGCGGCTCCGCACATGCCCAGATCGGTCAGGTAGCCGGTGCCGCCGGCCAGGACCTTGGCGTCGTTTGTCTGGACGTGGGTATGGGTTCCGACCACGGTCGAGACCTTGCCTTCGAGGAAATAACCCATGGCGATCTTCTCACCCGTGGCCTCGGCGTGGAAATCCACGATCTGCACGGGGATGTCGGCCGGAAGGGCGTCGAGAACGGTCTCAGCGGCCGCGAACGGGCAGTCGATGGGCGGCATGAAGGTCCGGCCGATGAGGTTGATGACGGCCACCGGCGGGAAGCCTTCCTTGCGGAAGACGCGCACGCCACTGCCGGGCAGGTGGTCCGGGTAGTTGTGGGGGCGGAGGATGCGTCCGTCCTCATCGAGCATGGCGTAGA from Pseudodesulfovibrio thermohalotolerans includes the following:
- the tyrS gene encoding tyrosine--tRNA ligase, which codes for MNIYDELKWRGLINQVSDEDKVREYLSKPGATMYCGFDPTAESLHVGNLVPLLCLVRMKKAGHNPLYLMGGATGRIGDPSGKDKERELSDADKLDERLELIKHQVRRFVERNTGERPNIVNNYDWTKDMSCIDLLRDVGKHFTINWMLQKESVKGRIDREETGISYTEFSYMILQSYDYYHLYKNYNCRLQIGGGDQWGNITSGCEFIRRRYAADGEQAEAFALTFPLITTASGKKFGKSEGNAVYLNADLTSPYAFYQFFINTDDADVIKFLKLFTFLTPEEIAELDKQTQEAPHLRAAQKRLAEEVTTMIHGKHELERVLAATEALFGKGDIKTIDPGTLRAAFESAPAVRYASEDVPDLPQMLVDLGLVKSKGQARKDILGGGIYINGERVEDGDEIADPLFIGGELLIIRKGKKNYGLVTKC
- a CDS encoding TIGR00282 family metallophosphoesterase, whose protein sequence is MRILFLGDIVGLPGRKAVMQNLARIKDEESIDLAFANGENASGGYGLKAKHATKLLKAGLDGITGGNHIWKYKDLYAMLDEDGRILRPHNYPDHLPGSGVRVFRKEGFPPVAVINLIGRTFMPPIDCPFAAAETVLDALPADIPVQIVDFHAEATGEKIAMGYFLEGKVSTVVGTHTHVQTNDAKVLAGGTGYLTDLGMCGAANSCLGMKPEIILDRYLTGLPRQLEAATGPGVLQGAIFDIDDTTGKAVSMIAFQRNG